The Lolium rigidum isolate FL_2022 chromosome 2, APGP_CSIRO_Lrig_0.1, whole genome shotgun sequence genomic interval cttttagggaaaatgagtaggaaacgacatgtgacaccgcatagtttgtaggaacgagaccatatttgacacgtgtgtggtccctgggatgaGAAGCAAGGCcctggtcgcggatttccaatccgaccatcGGGCGACGgtattttcattttcggggtgtcgaaacggcttttttgtgaagcagctacaaggAACAAGTTAGGTGATAGCGTGATACCCCCGCGCAGTGGTAGGAGACcgtctacgcaccacctatcacatgccatatgtgcgcgctagccatctgaaaatccatgcggcttcctgcggtgtcccgccgaatctgctggaaactgaccgaatttaaactaggggtacactttttgTTGCTTGATAAATTtttggaaaaatatttttaggtctacgacacatcaTTTTATATGCTAAGTTTTATCCGTTTAGCGCgttggtaaacgggtgcacccgcgcgcccggtacggccataccgcacctCCCGGGGCCTTTTTGGGCCAGATGGCAAACtgaatgttatatttagattcctctcattttctaGGTTcaaagatgatatggatgttatatttgaaTTCctatcatttttctgatcgatttagacatattatttatcCGATTCCGATTTATGGATTTAAAAATATTAAttgttccatattaaataaaagacaaaaaaatcatttattgttatttgaattctatattattattacttatatatttaTTGTTGTTTGCTTAAgtaattttttgaaattcaaaaaataaagagttgtgacatcGGGTTCCAAGGGTTAAATAGGAGTGATAAGGTAATATTCCCGTAAAGGTgttatttctttcatggaagctaaCCCgaaggaaccaagaagttaaacgTGCTAAGGCTGGAGTagagtgaggatgggtgaccgatggAAGTTGTAATTAACTTAGAGCTAAGTCTATACTTAGAATTCAAAGTGTGATAAAcaagtaaaagaaaaaaaaataaggataaaaaaagaattttttttatttttttttgaaaaattaaatTTGAATATACGAAATATACGCCGACGGCctgtctacgccgagggctgccctcggggtAGCAActgctatgccgacggccaggctacgccgagggcaaaaaGGCCTACGACGAGGCCCATCTAGCCCgaggggctacgccgagggctgccctcggcgtatgctacgccgacggcttgcgaggcatacgccgagggcagctggccgtcggtGTCTCGGCGCGTTCCTGTAGTGCGGCCCTAGCAGCTGCAAATTCATTCCTCGCGTGGCCACAGTTTCTATGGCTGAAACTTTGACTACAATATGGATTACAAGTAGTAGTTTGGATGGGAGCTAACGATATAAGCAGAATCAGAATTGGGGAGGTTTGTTTTTGGCACGGGAGCATAGAGAGGGCGTTGGGTGTACAACAATTTTTCAGCGCGTGTACGTGCCTGCAGTACCAGTGTGATCAAAATGAACCGATTTCAGGTCAGCCGCAATCGTTTGTCTCCTCGGAACTGTAAACCTGCATTAATACGGCATAGTGCGTGTTTAAGCTATCGAGGAGGCAGAGAAGCGCGCTCTCGAGAATGATCACGTTTGAACACGATGAGGTTTTGAGAAAAGGAGggatgtatatgtatgtatataaATGCAGATCGTCATCTTCTCCCAGCGCGGGTCTCTCCAGTCCTCCTTCGGCACATCTCTCCTCCACAGGATCGTTACATCTTCTCCCACCGCGGCTATCCGGCGGCTCCGGGGACCCTCGGTAAGTATACATGCGAACTGCCTTTAGATTTAGATCATTCTTTTCCCAGTACGTACATCATCATGTACGAACTGAGCCCCATCTCGTAGTTGATTCTCACGCATATATCCTGATGTTTCTCGCAGCTCTACCACTCGAGGCTCGTTGGACATGGCTTTCGCTGGCGTGTCCCTCATCGTCGATGGTAAGTTGTGCGACCTCACCTCGTCGCCCTTCGACGCTGGCGTCGACAGCGGATACCACTTGCTCGTGGTCCAAGGATACTCCCGTACCAAAGACACAACACCAAACGGGGAGTTCATCTCGTCTCGTCCTTTCCTGGTTGGTGGCCATCGCTGGATTGTCAAGTACTACCCAAATGGTGAGGATGACGATTATGACAATGAGGAGTTTATGTTGCTTATACTTGAGAGTGACGACGATGTGGGAGGACATGAAGGTGTCAGCCAGGGCGTCAAGTTTCAGTATGAGTTAAGTTTCATTGATGAACCAGAGTTGCAGGTGCCAACGATCATACGTCGGGATAACAAATATGACATCGATGATGATATTTGCTACAAAAAGTTCATGTCAAACCACGCTCTGGAAAGATCGAGACACCTTAAGAACGATAGCTTCGCCATCCGATGCGACATTGTTGTCATCAAGGCAGATAACAACACTAAGGAGCATCCccgcaaaaaaaggaaaaacaacacTGAGCAGCAGTCCGCCCGTACCAGTACCACGGATCCCGTGTTGATCCAATTGCCGCCTTCTGACATGCAAAGCCATTTCAGCAACCTTCTCTTCACAAAGGAGGGTGCCGACATTACGTTTGAGGTTGGTGGCAAGAAGTTCGCGGCGCACAGGATTGTGCTTGCAGCCCGATCTACAGTCTTCAAGGCACAGCTATTCGGGGCCATTGATGAGGGCGCTACTGCGCCAAGTGTCCTCAAGATAAATGACATCGAAGCAAACGTCTTTAGTACGTTGCTTACCTTCATCTACACCGACGCAGTTGCATGGTTTATCCTAATGGAGGAGAATGAAGGAGATATAGAGGAAGGAGACTACACTGaggacaatggagcagaaggagacAACAGTGAGAACAATGGagcggaagaagaagagaaaggagGCGACATGGAGGACAATGTACcaaaagaagaggaaggagacaACACTGTGAACAatggagcagaagaagaagagaaaggagAGGTCACTCATGTGCTAAATTTGCTTGAAGCTGCGGTCCATTATGATCTCCAAAAGCTGAAGATAATCTGTGAAGAGACATTGGCCAGGTATTACCTAACCATAGACAGCGTGGCAGACATTATTGTGGTGGCTGAGCGGAGGGGATACTGCTGGTTGAAGGATGTGTGCTTGGAGTACATCAAATCCCACACCAGCGTGCACAAGGTATTCACCGCTGATTTGTTGGACCAGATCATCAGAACCACCAGACTCTCCGGCCTGAAGGAGCTCTTCTCCAAGTTTCGTACTTCCTAAATCCCTCTAGCATATATATGTTCCCCTTATAAATTTCGGCGGGTCATCAGATAAATCGTACTACTGTCCATTCCTAGATATAAGAGGGTCATGTTTCTGAGTCGATCGTCCTGTCTAGTAGCTACTACTATTCGATCTCCATCTGTACCAGATGTTTCAGATGCAGTAATCTAAACTATCATATGTTCTTCGTTTTGCTTTCATTTCATTTGTCATGCTTGCATGTCTCTATGTTCATATGTTGAGCTGAAAAAGGATGTGTTGGGCTCATGCGTGCATCAACTGCAACCCTATAAGTAGCCTGCAGCGTACAAGTACGATCCAATTGAGGATGAATAGTGTTACAAACATCGTACACAAATCTAGAAGACGACCTATGATTTCTAGAAAAAGAGGCCAAGCTGAATACTTTGATCAGTAATATGTTCAGGTGAGTATACCCTGATGGCCTGACCCTGTTGTCTCCACACTTATCAGATTGAAAAGATTTAAGCATGCAACACGAAATAGTTATAAGTTTTTTTTATAGAAGTAAAAGGCAAAGTATTTTTCTCGCCAGTCACCACACACACGGACACATGTAAAATCAAACATCATATTCTGATTAATCTATCAACGGGTACAAGGGacgataaaaataaataaaaatcctaGTTAATTATAGTACTTACAAACTTGGTCAAAAGGGCATGTCTGGAACGTTGCATCGGCACCATCGTATGGTTTTCACAGCTCGGTGTGTAGCGGCAGGGCCTTTGGCTCCTCGCCGCCGACCTTCTTGTCCCCGCCACCGTTGCACTCGCTGTTTCTGAGGCAGTCCGCGGCAGGCCGAACCGGCTCATAGTCGAACCCCATGGCGCAGTTGCACACTGTCTGCACCTCGGAGCCGTCCTCCCGTAACAAGTTGATGTTGCTGAGCACGATGTCGCTGCAGGGCACGGCGTCGCTGCACGCGAACTTGATCGCCTCCGCCCGCCTCGACGTGCCGGTGATGTTCCGGTACACCACGTTGCTCACCTGCACGTTCGTGCTCCGGTTCGCGCACGGCGTCTTCTGGTCGCAGTAGAACTGGTCGATGATGATGGGGTGGTCGACGTCGTCGACGAGCACGTTGGAGAACCGGACGTTGCGGACGTACCCGGCGCCGCCCTGCCACGTCTTGATCCGGACGCCGTTCTGGGCGCGGGCGATGCGGGCGTTGTCGAGGGAGACGCCCTCGACGGCGGCGTAGGAGCCGCCCTGGCCGAGGCTGCCGATGCTGATGCCGTGGCCCGGGTCGCACACGATGCCCCTCATCTTGACGGCGAAGCTGGCGTTGGAGATGGAGATGCAGTCGTCCCCGGTGCCGATGCGGCAGCTCGTGATGGTCACGGCGGTGGACTCCGCGACGTGGATGCCGTCGGTGTTCGGGCTGTCCCCCGGCGCCGTGATGGCCATCTTGTCCAGCCGCACGGCGCGCGACCGCGACACCGTCAGGTGCATCTGCTGCGCGTTCTGGATGTGGAGGCCGCGGACACGCACGCCGGAGCACGAGTCGATGGTCACCGCCGTCGGGGCGGCCTTGCACGGCTTGGACCTGTCGATCTTGCACGAGTTGGCCCACCatttggagccggagccatcgatGACGCCGCCGCCCTGGATGCgcgcgccggcgaggccgccgaagAGAAGCCATAGGCGTGGGCTCTTGGGGTCCCACTCCGACGGCTCCTCCGGCGCCACGATGGTGCCGTGGATCAGGATCACCAGCCTCTCCTTGCACGGTCCCATGAACCTGATCGGGCCTACCTTGTAGCGGCGGTTGGCGGTGACCACGAACACGGCGTCGTTCAGCGAGCACGCCTTCTCCCACGCTTTCGCGAATGCCTGGTAGTTGATCAAGGAGAAGTATCAGCAATCTCAACACTTCACTTCCGTCTTGTTACTGAATTAGTTAATCCTTGGAAACAAAAACATATGAATATAGGGAGTACATAATTTTTCATGCTATTTTACCGTATTTAGAGAAAGAAAAATAGGAAATAGTATAAGTGAGCTTAACTCCCACGTCTGGTAAAACGGCGTTTCGCCTCCTGGAGCAGAGCTCAAGAATGACCCCCGCGTCAACGGCTGGAGGACGCGGTCAACGCGAGCCAAACgcccaaaccgatccatcgaccgATTCAGCTGGACAAACCAGATCGATCTCCCCTCTTCCTGCCTTGTTTTCAACCAAAATAATTAATTATTAATTAAACAGCGCCTCGATCGATCCCCTTTCCTTCCTTTCCTCGCGTCACGTacgccagccagcctggcactTGGTTAATTCAGTGGAGCCAATCAATCGGAAATTAAACATCACCGGAAGACAAGTCCACGTACTGCATGAAGCGGTGGTCCATCGGAAAGAGCCAACCAAAAATGAAACAAATCCCCATCCGTCGCGAATTAATGGCGAAAAACAGCTGGATCCATGAACCGGAAAATAAGCAGGCCGGGGATCGAATTCCTTTACCAACAAAATTAAGtggtaattattaattaattattattattattataataCCAAAGGTCAATTTAGATACGAGTGCTCCAAAATTGAATTCCATCTCACAccttttcctcttcttttcaTATCACACAATTTGAGCAAATAATGACTTCACAAAGCACCACGCGTACGTCTCTCACGCCGGTCTCGCTGGACATTCCCTCGTTCTCGAAAACCTGTGCATGCTCTCATTCCAACCTGACTAAACCGGTGAGCCAACTTGGACCGCACTACTCGCCGATTTTGCAAGGTGCCGCAAGATCATGCGGACTGAAACCATATGGACCATCGTCCGCCTCTCCCGACATCCCTGACGACACAACATATGTTGCTCAAGATCAGCGTGTCGACACATATCCACCGGCGTCCACCACGTGGTCCTCGACACGCGCAAGGGTCATGGTTTCGATGTGACCAACACCGACGATGTGTTCCCCGCCGACTCGTACGACCATGCACATCTACCCCGTGCTCTGCGTAACTGGATGCCATACACACCGCGTTGGCTCATGTCTGCCCAGAAAATATGGGGCCTACACCATGGTCCCAAGCACAACTGGAAGCTCTAGACATCTCACTAAAGGGGAGCGGCTCACCGATCTGAGCTGGAATCATAGACGTCAACGACTTGGAGAGGCTTCAAAACCATCACACAAACACACGAAAGTCGCTACTACCACCACACCATGGTGACTAGGGCTCACAGGACTCGCCGTCTACGCCAATGGCTGGCTCCCGTCGGCGCTCCTCTACGCCGACGACAGCCATCTACATAGcgttgtcgacgcctctcctctaGCCATCGTCGCACGGGATGAACGTCGGTCTACGGTCAACGGCCACGCCTATGCGTGGCCGTCGGTGTTGATCTATCGTCAGTTGACGCCAGTTCCCGACTGTCAGAAACTATGCCGACGGACTTTGAACCTCCATAGAAACCACACCATGGTCATAtggaacaaggatcatcccatatgctctcaagattccctccggtcCCCCACCCCCCACGAGGGAGTTCCTCCTATACGTCCAAAACCTTTCTACTTGTCGCCATTGCATGTGTGTGAAGCGAATCACACCCCGGGGTTCAATATTAGATATAGCAACATACCACCACACTGGTGTATACACCATGCGAATACACACAAGATTTTAGGTAATTCCCACCCCACGAGGAGTAGGATCCAGAGAAATCCTAATCCGTTGACTCCTCGGACTACAACTTTGACTGGACTTATGCCTTTATTTgaccttggttaggtcataggcatatgtggtaacaaggatcaacCTATGTactctcaagattccctccggttcaTTCCAAGAGGGAGTTCCTCCAAGAACCTTCCTAAGTTCCGTAagcgcatgtgcgtgaagccggTCACACCCGGGGACCCCGCGGTGCGAGATTCATgctctatcatttcatgtgaaaccaaaGTTTAGCGGCAATTAATTCAAAAAGAATCAAAAAATGGAAAGACCAACATGCaacatcattttatgtgacctAGTTGCGAGGAACATCGACATACATGGACTATAATAGTTTTTCCGAAAAAACCCTTCACAAAACTGAAGTTCTATGGCTTTCAAGCAAAATGAGCTAGGTTATGGACTTAACCACCGCATAGTTTGTTGAACGGAGCCAATATTTTATGCATGTCGGGGTGTGGATACCGCTAATCGGCATCCCTCAAATTTATATATTTAAATAATATAACTATATTCCAAATATCTTGGGAAATAAGTAAATAAGAACAGAAGCATGATCAGCTcgacaaaaaaaaatctatgcTGACGTCATCGACCTGCCCCCGTCGTGTAGTCCGTCAGGATGGCCGGCTACAACGATGGCCTGCTGTATGCCAAAGGGCATACTTAGCCAACGCCGACGGCTAGGTCCATCTACGCCAACGACCACACTTCTCCACTCCCTTCCTCGATACCTATGCCGACAACCCCGAGAAAAGTCGTCGGCGTAGGATCAAGGCCGTCAACATCCGtcaattttttcttcctttaGTGGGTCACAAAGGATATATTGATAGTTTGGTTTCAGATGGAGGTATTTTAAGCAAACTGAAACTATATAACAGGAATATGTGTGGATCATATTTGTGTGAATAGAAAAATAACTGGAATATATATATTTGCGTCCGATGTAATGTGGACGGTCAATGCGCTCCCCGCGCTGAACAAAATAATTTAGACCCAAAAACCCTACTTTATCCCATCATTTCTCCATTCCCTTCCACCTCGATCCCGCCACACCCAACTCGATTCCCTCCCCTACCCAACGAAACCCAGatcgaacgccgccgccgccgccgtcgcctccgccgcctccgtcgCCGCTCTTCCCTCTCACCTCCTCCATCCCCTCCCTCCGTCTCCTGCACCAGAACGACCGCGGAAGCCATGGCCTCGCCGAGGAAAGAGGCGGTGCCCGCAAGTACTACTGCGTCGCGGCGGCTCGTtcgccggcgcgcgcgtgcaccggtACGACGGTTTGCAGCTCTCCGTCGAACCTGGTGCCCGCGTCGCGCGCGCGCCGGGCCGGTGCTGCTTCACCCGGCGAGGTGGTGCCGGCCTAGCGGACGCGGAGGCGCAGCTCCGCCGTTCTGCCCTCCGTCTCCACCGAGGCCCAGACCGTGGCATTCGCCGCCCCCTGCTCCGGGACGCCGACGTGCAGGTATGGTATCCAGTACCCTGAACCTATTCCTTTGGTTCCCCCGTTTCACTTTTTTGACTGAAATAATGTTTCTTGACAGAGCAACAGGAGGAGGTGCGAGGCTTCCTAGCTGTAGTCCCGCCGGTCCAGCAGCTTCTCCCTCACATCCCTTGCAGCTACCTTGGAGGGGCAACAGTTTCCAGGTATGGGAAGCTCCTATCCTATTGGTTCAAGATGCTCTGGTTCGTGGATTTTGATACGTGTATGCTGGCGGCGCTAGGGAATGAGCATATCATTTTGATATGGTTTTATGGGGGCTGAAAGTGCAATTTGGTTCAAACTTGCTTACTTTTGGTGGTCGTGGTTTTAATGGATTAAACGACCAGTCTGCTGGATAAGGGAAGTGCAGTCTCTACTTCACGTAATCTCCACCGGCCAATCACGATAGTGTCTGTATCAAATTGGGAATTGCTGCTTTACAACTCTGGTGTCAACTCATACTTGTTTCTTTGGCTGTGGAGAATTAGCTAGTCCGAGCTGGGCGAGATGCATGAATACACCGTGTTGCTATTGCTGCCCATTTGCCCTTTAGTGCAGATTTATAAAACAAATTCGAAAAACTACATGTTTATATGAATCTCTGAATCAAGGTCTGAGATCAATTTCCACTTATGTCTATTTCATTCCAATTGTGAAAGTTTAGCGCTATTTTAATGCATGAATTGGTTCAGAATAGTTTGACAGCAGTAATTTTGATGCCCAAGTATTGTAAGTTATGTTTATTTAATTCACTTTAGGATATGAATTTCTCTCTTGCTCAGTTAAGATTCTGAATTTTTAGGGAAGTGTTGTGAATAATAAGTGATTAATATAGCTTCCATCTACTCAGTGAATGTTCATGTATAATTCTCAGTGCATGCTTATATTATAGAGGAAGGACAGTTAATATTTAAACTGAACGTTTAAAAGACTAGAAATTTAGGATAGAATGTTCTCTGTTTAATGGTCATTGCTTTTATTTTAAGACTGAAAGATTGAGCGGGAGGAGCTGTTCTGCGTGCTGATGGTTGGTGAACATGTTGCACATGCCCTGCTGCTCAGGCATTCCAGCTGCCTGGGACCTAGACGACGACCCAAGCCTGATGCAGCTGCATGTCTTTATTGAGTGCAGTTCTGCCATAGTGAGGTATGATTGCTGTGAATGAGGCTCCTGCACTAAGATTcgtttttatttactactttgatgTGATGTGATGTGATGTGATGTGATGGTGTTTTGCATCATTGGTTATTTGTTGCGCTCGATTTCGTATTCTGAAATCAATTGTAACATATGCTTGACCTCTATTGCCGTGTTTATTTAAGAGGCACGTGGTTCCTATCAATTTGATCTTCTGAATATGTTTTGGATCTTAAAATATCAGTGGCCTTTGCTATTATACAACAGCACATACTTTGTATGTAATTGTAGTCCTTTATATAGTTTTGAAGATAGTTTAGTACAGTATCTTCTACTTATGTCAGAAGTTAACATTTGTCGTCTTTACTCCAAAGTTGTGCGAGTACGCACTGAACTATATGTAGACTAAGCTGTCGTTCTCGAAAGTATAAACTTATTTTTATATTGCTATTTTGCAACTCCTGTGACATGATCATGTCTATGCTAATTTCCAAGATGTACATCaccttgtcttttttgtttctagcCAGTTCAATTCACTTGCTATATATAGACCGGGTTGCTTTTCCCAATGATACAATATCTGTGCCAAGTTGGTTATGGTGTAGGTGCTGCGTTTTTTGAAATATTCTACTATGATGGATTAAACATTTTAATCATGGTGTGTCTCTTTCGTTTTGATTATTTTATTATATTTAAAGCCATGATGTTCACAATAATTCCACATAGGTGAACATGTGGATGTATAAGTGCTGCCGATTTGCGTGGGTGACCATTCTCTCTTTTTACTTTGCCAGTTTTACTGTACTAGCTGGTACTCCTTTGTTGTTGATATCATTAGTTGCCAATGGTGAGCTTCAACTGGCTTGCGAAAGCCGATTTGAACCTCTGAGACATGTTTATCTGCATGAAATCGCTTGTTGGACGCAGCTACCATATTAATACTGGAAAAT includes:
- the LOC124689652 gene encoding BTB/POZ and MATH domain-containing protein 3-like; translated protein: MAFAGVSLIVDGKLCDLTSSPFDAGVDSGYHLLVVQGYSRTKDTTPNGEFISSRPFLVGGHRWIVKYYPNGEDDDYDNEEFMLLILESDDDVGGHEGVSQGVKFQYELSFIDEPELQVPTIIRRDNKYDIDDDICYKKFMSNHALERSRHLKNDSFAIRCDIVVIKADNNTKEHPRKKRKNNTEQQSARTSTTDPVLIQLPPSDMQSHFSNLLFTKEGADITFEVGGKKFAAHRIVLAARSTVFKAQLFGAIDEGATAPSVLKINDIEANVFSTLLTFIYTDAVAWFILMEENEGDIEEGDYTEDNGAEGDNSENNGAEEEEKGGDMEDNVPKEEEGDNTVNNGAEEEEKGEVTHVLNLLEAAVHYDLQKLKIICEETLARYYLTIDSVADIIVVAERRGYCWLKDVCLEYIKSHTSVHKVFTADLLDQIIRTTRLSGLKELFSKFRTS
- the LOC124689653 gene encoding polygalacturonase-like — protein: MSSETGVRDAFAKAWEKACSLNDAVFVVTANRRYKVGPIRFMGPCKERLVILIHGTIVAPEEPSEWDPKSPRLWLLFGGLAGARIQGGGVIDGSGSKWWANSCKIDRSKPCKAAPTAVTIDSCSGVRVRGLHIQNAQQMHLTVSRSRAVRLDKMAITAPGDSPNTDGIHVAESTAVTITSCRIGTGDDCISISNASFAVKMRGIVCDPGHGISIGSLGQGGSYAAVEGVSLDNARIARAQNGVRIKTWQGGAGYVRNVRFSNVLVDDVDHPIIIDQFYCDQKTPCANRSTNVQVSNVVYRNITGTSRRAEAIKFACSDAVPCSDIVLSNINLLREDGSEVQTVCNCAMGFDYEPVRPAADCLRNSECNGGGDKKVGGEEPKALPLHTEL